TCTCAGGCATCAATCTGTTGTCGCCGTCTCCGAGTTCACCCAAATTTAATGTCACCGTTATGTCACGTAATGGTAACGGAAAATTCGGGATCTACTATGAGAAAGGAAGTACGGTGGATGTTTTCTACGAAGATGTGGATCTCTGTAAAGGTGGATTGCCAGTGTTTTATCAGCCAGCTAAGAATGTAACGGTGGTTAAGACGGTGTTGACGGGATCGAAAATCCAGTTAACTAGTGGTATACGAAAAGAGATGCGTGACCATCTGAGCGAGAAAATTTTGCCGTTTAAACTGAAGATTAGAGCGCCTGTGAAGACTAAGATTGGTTCTGTTAAGACGTGGACAATAAACGTTAACATTAACTGCTATGTTACGGTTGATAAATTGACAGC
This genomic stretch from Raphanus sativus cultivar WK10039 chromosome 3, ASM80110v3, whole genome shotgun sequence harbors:
- the LOC108846076 gene encoding NDR1/HIN1-like protein 13 — protein: MAERVYPADSPPVSGQFSDNFSSGEFPRKPATYVIQVPKDQIYHVPPPENAHRFQHLSKKKVHTSRCRCCFCSALAAIFILIVLAGISLAVVYLVFRPQAPKYSVEGFSVSGINLLSPSPSSPKFNVTVMSRNGNGKFGIYYEKGSTVDVFYEDVDLCKGGLPVFYQPAKNVTVVKTVLTGSKIQLTSGIRKEMRDHLSEKILPFKLKIRAPVKTKIGSVKTWTINVNINCYVTVDKLTAPSRIVSSKCSHDVDLW